In Phocoena sinus isolate mPhoSin1 chromosome 10, mPhoSin1.pri, whole genome shotgun sequence, a single genomic region encodes these proteins:
- the LOC116760981 gene encoding LOW QUALITY PROTEIN: proteasome subunit alpha type-3-like (The sequence of the model RefSeq protein was modified relative to this genomic sequence to represent the inferred CDS: substituted 1 base at 1 genomic stop codon): MSSIGTRYDLSASTFSPDGRVFQVEYAMKAVENSSTAIGIRCKDGAVFGVEKLVLSKLYEEGPNKRLFLEVPKRLFNVDPHVXMAVAGLLADTRPLADIAREEASNFRSTFRYNLPLKHLADRVAMYVRAYTLYGAVRPLGCSFWLGSYSVNDGVQLYMSDSSGVSYGSWGCAIGKARQAAKTEIEKLQRKETTCCDVVKEVARIIYIVHDEVKDKAFELELSWVGEITNGRHEIVPKDIRKEAEKYAKESLKEEDKSDDDNM, encoded by the exons ATGAGCTCAATCGGCACCAGGTATGACCTGTCAGCCTCTACATTCTCTCCTGATGGAAGAGTTTTTCAAGTTGAGTATGCTATGAAGGCTGTGGAAAATAGTAGTACAGCTATTGGAATCAGATGTAAAGATGGCGCCGTCTTTGGGGTAGAAAAATTAGTCCTTTCTAAACTTTATGAAGAAGGTCCTAACAAacgacttttttt GGAAGTCCCCAAACGACTTTTTAATGTGGATCCGCATGTCTGAATGGCCGTAGCAGGTTTGTTGGCAGATACTCGTCCTTTAGCAGACATTGCAAGAGAAGAGGCTTCCAACTTTAGGTCTACCTTTAGATATAACCTTCCACTAAAACATCTTGCAGACAGAGTGGCCATGTATGTACGTGCCTATACACTCTACGGTGCTGTCAGACCTCTTGGATGCAGTTTCTGGTTAGGGTCTTACAGTGTGAATGATGGTGTACAACTCTACATGAGTGACTCATCGGGCGTTTCATATGGTTCTTGGGGCTGTGCCATTGGCAAAGCCAGGCAAGCTGCGAAGACAGAAATTGAAAAGCTTCAGAGGAAAGAAACGACCTGCTGTGATGTTGTTAAAGAAGTTGCAAGAATAATTTACATAGTACACGACGAAGTTAAGGATAAAGCTTTTGAACTAGAGCTCAGCTGGGTTGGTGAGATAACTAACGGAAGACATGAAATCGTTCCAAAAGATAtaaggaaagaggcagagaagtaTGCCAAGGAATCTTTGAAGGAAGAAGACAAATCAGATGATGATAACATGTAA